The following proteins are encoded in a genomic region of Streptococcus sp. 29892:
- a CDS encoding response regulator transcription factor, which translates to MAKKILIAGRERNLSHFVSMELQKKEYLVDYASTGKEALSLAHETDFDLILMSFQLSDMSSKELSRELLAIKPASVLIVAIDSADVAKYGEEVLSYAVSYVVKPFVISDLVEQIAAIFRGRDFIDKNCKHVPLQAAYRDLKVDFQNRTVTRGDELINLTRREYDLLATLMNSPEPVSREQLLERVWKYETTSETNVVDVYIRYLRGKLDVTGKPSYIKTVRGVGYAMRD; encoded by the coding sequence ATGGCTAAGAAAATTTTGATTGCCGGAAGAGAGCGCAATCTTTCGCACTTTGTTTCCATGGAGCTGCAGAAGAAGGAGTATTTGGTAGATTATGCCTCAACAGGGAAAGAAGCCCTCTCCTTAGCTCATGAAACGGATTTTGATTTGATTTTGATGAGCTTTCAGCTTTCTGATATGTCTAGTAAGGAATTGTCAAGGGAATTGTTGGCCATCAAGCCTGCTAGTGTCTTGATTGTGGCCATTGATTCAGCTGATGTTGCCAAATATGGAGAAGAAGTGCTTTCATACGCAGTTTCTTATGTCGTCAAGCCCTTTGTCATCAGTGATTTGGTTGAGCAAATTGCAGCCATCTTCCGTGGGCGAGATTTTATTGATAAGAATTGTAAGCACGTTCCTTTGCAAGCAGCCTATCGTGACCTAAAGGTCGATTTTCAAAATCGAACCGTTACTCGTGGGGATGAGTTGATTAACCTGACCAGACGCGAATATGATTTGCTTGCAACTCTGATGAACAGCCCCGAACCTGTCAGCCGAGAACAATTGCTAGAGCGAGTTTGGAAATATGAAACGACATCGGAAACTAATGTAGTAGATGTATATATTCGTTATTTACGTGGAAAATTAGATGTTACCGGTAAACCATCTTACATCAAGACAGTTCGTGGCGTTGGTTATGCCATGCGAGATTAA